DNA sequence from the Strigops habroptila isolate Jane chromosome 4, bStrHab1.2.pri, whole genome shotgun sequence genome:
AATCTGGTATCGCTGCCACCGCCCAAAGCACTTATCAGGCATCGTGAGTGGGGTGCTCTGGGCCAGCGTCGGGGCTTTCATTTTGTCATGTtatctttgctttctatttGGTCAAAGATATTACACGGCCTTTGCGGGTGTGTTCATTGTGTATTCGGTGATATTGTCATTAATGATGTTGATTTCCAACGCGGCCATGGTCATCAGGCTCCGATGTGGCTCACAGAGACGGCACCTGGGGAAACTCTATGTTGCTGTTGTGCTCAATGTCATCTTCTTCTTTGCCTTTGGGATACCCTTCATTGTAATTACTTTCCTTCGTCTTTCATTTTCGGATAATGGAGTTGTTTGGAAAGTGACTCTTGTGCTGGGTCTGCTGAACAGCAGTGTGAATCCAGTCATTTACTTCCTGGTGGGGAGCTGTCAGCAGCACCGCTTCCGAGGCTCCATCAAAGTCGCCCTGCGCCGAGTGTttgaagggaaagggaggagtGAGGAGGAGAGCCCCGCGCCTGAGGGCATCCGGATGGAGAGCAGtgtcccaggcactgctggggagggggaggccTGAGTTGTGCTCCCCGTTGCAATGAGTCTCATGGCCGTGGCCCCAGTGAATAAACTGTGTCTCCTTTGGCTGAGCAGCTGAGTGTTGTGGTGCTTTGGGGGAGCTCATTGCTTGGGGAAGGTCTGAGAGAGAGGCCGTGGGGGAGTTCTGGTCACATCTCTTGTCCCAGCAAGGCGAGGTTCTGGAAGAGGGGCTGCAGTGACGAGGAAGTCAAGGAGAACCCCTGTATGGGTGCTTGGGGGGATTTGTGGTgtagaggagaagggaaagagaaacacttCAATTTGGAGAGTGAGAGAGTGATGAAGCgggaaagaaagagtgaaagaagaaagagcgAGAGGGTTAGAGAAAGGGTGGAAGAAGGAACgaaaagttaaaaagcaagtaaagtcaaggcaaggcaaaaggcaaggcaaaaggaaaggcaaggaaaggcaaaaggaaaagcaaggaaagccagggagaaagggaaagggaaagggaatgggaaagggaaCATCAAAGATGAAGTGaggggcagggaaggaaagggaagaaaataagaggaaatggaaagacaaaGGGAAGGCAAacggaagggaagggaagggaagggaagggaagggaagggaagggaagggaagggaagggaagggaagggaagggaagggaagggaagggaagggaagggaagggaagggaaggaaggagaagggaaaggaagagaagggaagggaagggaagggaagggaagggaaagggaagggaatggaaaggaagggaaggaaaatgaaagcaaggcaagggaaggcaaagggaagggaaaggcaaagggaagggaaatagaaagggaagggaaagacaaagggaaggcaagggaagggaagggaaggctaGGCAAGGCAATGCAAGGcaagggaagcagaaggaaggaaagggaaagcaaggcaattcaaggcaaggcaaggcaaagcaaggcaaggaaagatGATGGTTCTGTGGCCACCCCGCTCTGCTCTGGCGTGTTCCTCCTGCCTCAGGAGCTGAAACCACTTGCAGATAAAAGCACATTTGCAGCACTATGCACCCCACAAAATGTAATCTCAGAGGAGACACATGCACATCAGGGATGTGATTAGAGGCAGTGGGCAAAGCCCTCGTGATGTTCTGTATCTGAGGAACGGTGATTTCTCATGGCAAGTTGACACAAGGCCATGCTCTGCCTcattggctgctgctgagggcacTCTCTTGGCATCTTGGGTGCAGGGAGTGGGTGCAGGATCTGGCCTGGGGGGCCAGAGGGAGGGATGGGCATGACCAGGCTTGGTTGTGCACCTCAGG
Encoded proteins:
- the LOC115607750 gene encoding proto-oncogene Mas-like, which translates into the protein MEETNTTDLFANDTNSGYENNEGYFDYECEFSFDGIMVVLVVCMGICVFGMVGNGIVLWFLGFQMKRNPITVYILNLAVADFSLLLLYFLLILGIFNITKICYKLKSFLDFYFKFQDAFEFLSHFFVISGLSLLTAISMERCVSVVFPIWYRCHRPKHLSGIVSGVLWASVGAFILSCYLCFLFGQRYYTAFAGVFIVYSVILSLMMLISNAAMVIRLRCGSQRRHLGKLYVAVVLNVIFFFAFGIPFIVITFLRLSFSDNGVVWKVTLVLGLLNSSVNPVIYFLVGSCQQHRFRGSIKVALRRVFEGKGRSEEESPAPEGIRMESSVPGTAGEGEA